Proteins from a genomic interval of Prevotella sp. E13-27:
- a CDS encoding S49 family peptidase: protein MDKIYNFLTEKWLIADESFARLLATVLPAIKAGNTNDVEKRLTNEITAYATTPYLADRWELDDGSLPANSVAVINLEGPLYSWETFRLERLLIQALNNDKIAGVVLWINGPGGMALHVDIAAALIEKAEKPIAAYIAGTMASAHFWIGTAAARTFIASPLCTVGSVGTMGTYMNFKEFYKLNGIDYRDIYPDSSDLKNRWFRDIAEKNDETRVKKELEDLHSHFAKDVAKYLGIEYNPEEPVFRGEIFNGDEAVNAGYVDQFGSFQDAVTWVLAQATIRETSLIVP from the coding sequence GTGGATAAGATTTATAATTTTCTGACTGAAAAGTGGCTGATAGCAGACGAGAGTTTTGCTCGTTTGCTGGCTACTGTGTTGCCTGCAATAAAAGCCGGTAACACGAACGACGTGGAGAAACGCCTTACAAACGAGATCACTGCATACGCCACCACACCATATCTGGCAGACAGATGGGAGCTGGATGATGGCAGCCTGCCTGCAAACAGCGTGGCTGTGATCAATCTGGAAGGCCCGCTCTACTCATGGGAGACGTTCCGACTGGAGAGACTGCTGATCCAGGCGCTCAATAACGACAAGATAGCCGGTGTAGTGCTGTGGATAAACGGACCTGGTGGCATGGCGCTTCATGTGGATATCGCTGCAGCACTTATCGAGAAGGCAGAGAAACCAATAGCGGCATATATCGCCGGTACGATGGCCAGTGCTCATTTCTGGATAGGTACGGCTGCAGCCAGGACGTTCATTGCTTCACCGCTCTGTACGGTAGGCAGCGTGGGAACGATGGGGACTTACATGAACTTCAAGGAGTTCTACAAGTTGAACGGGATAGACTATCGGGACATCTATCCGGATTCCTCGGATCTCAAAAACAGATGGTTCCGCGATATTGCTGAGAAGAACGACGAGACCAGGGTAAAAAAAGAACTGGAGGATCTTCATTCTCACTTCGCTAAGGACGTGGCAAAATACCTGGGTATCGAGTATAATCCGGAGGAACCTGTGTTCCGTGGAGAGATATTCAACGGTGATGAAGCCGTGAATGCCGGTTATGTGGACCAGTTCGGATCATTCCAGGATGCCGTGACATGGGTACTGGCTCAGGCTACTATCAGGGAAACAAGTTTAATTGTTCCATAA